The sequence GCATCATTGCCGGCTACCGCACCGGCCGCGGCCGCGTGCGCATCCGTGCCAAGGCCGACATCGAGGTGGCCGACAACGGCCGTGAATCGATCATCGTCACCGAGATTCCCTACCAGGTGAACAAGGCGCGGCTGATCGAGAAGATCGCCGAGCTGGTCAAGGAAAAGAAGATCGAGGGCATCTCCGAGCTGCGCGACGAGTCCGACAAGGACGGCATGCGCATCTACATCGAGGTCAAGCGCGGCGAGTCGGCCGAGGTTGTGCTCAACAACCTGTACCAGCAGACCCAGATGGAGTCGGTGTTCGGCATCAACATGGTGGCGCTGGTCGACGGCCGCCCGCAGTTGATGAACCTCAAGCAGATGCTCGAGGCCTTCGTCCGCCACCGCCGCGAAGTGGTGACCCGCCGCACTGTGTTCGAGCTGCGCAAGGCGCGCGCCCGTGCCCACGTGCTGGAAGGCCTGACCGTCGCGCTGGCCAACATCGACGAGATGATCGAGCTGATCAAGACCTCGCCGAACCCGAATGAAGCGCGCGACCGCATGCTGGCGCGGCTGTGGGAGCCGGGCCTGGTGGGTTCGATGCTGGGCGCCGCCGGTGCCGAGGCCTCGCGTCCGGAAGACCTGCCCAAGGGCGTGGGCCTGATCGAGGGCGGCTACCAGCTGACCGAGATCCAGGCCACCCAGATCCTGGAAATGCGCCTGCACCGCCTGACCGGGCTGGAGCAGGACCGCCTGACCGACGAATACAAGCTGCTGCTGGAAACCATCGCCGGGCTGATCCACATCCTCGAGGATCCGGACCGCCTGCTGCAGGTGATCCGCGAGGAGCTGACCAACATCCGTACCGAGTACGGCGACGAGCGCCGCACCGAGATCCGCCACAGCGAGGAAGACCTCGACATCCTCGACCTGATCGCGCCGGAAGACGTGGTCGTGACCCTGTCGCACGCTGGCTACGCCAAGCGCCAGCCGGTCAGCGCCTACCGCGCCCAGCGCCGCGGTGGACGCGGCCGCAGCGCGGCGGCGACCAAGGAAGAGGATTTCATCGAGCAGCTGTGGCTGGTCAACACGCATGACACGCTGCTGACCTTCACCAGTGCCGGCAAGGTGTTCTGGCTGCCGGTGCACCAGCTGCCGGAAGCCGGCTCCAATGCCCGCGGCCGCCCCATCATCAACTGGATCCCGCTGGAGAACGGCGAGCGCGTGCAGGCGGTGCTGCCGGTGCGCGAGTATGCCGAAGGCCAGTACGTGTTCTTCGCCACCCGCAACGGCACGGTCAAGAAGACCCCGCTGAGCGAGTTCGCCTTCCGTCTGGCGCGCGGCAAGATCGCGATCAACCTGGACGAGGGCGATGCCCTGGTCGGCGTCGGCCTGACCGATGGCGAGCGCGACATCATGCTGTTCGCTTCCAACGGCAAGACCGTGCGCTTTGGCGAGGACAAGGTCCGCTCGATGGGCCGTACCGCCACCGGCGTGCGCGGCATCCGGCTTGCCAAGGGCGAGGAGGTGGTGAGCCTGATCGTCGCCGAGAGTGCCGGTGGCATCGAGGACGAGGGCGAGGAGGACAA is a genomic window of Stenotrophomonas sp. Marseille-Q4652 containing:
- the gyrA gene encoding DNA gyrase subunit A, which encodes MAETAKEIIQVNLEDEMRKSYLDYAMSVIVGRALPDARDGLKPVHRRVLYAMNELNAHSNKPYYKSARIVGDVIGKYHPHGDQSVYDTLVRMAQPFSLRYMLVDGQGNFGSIDGDSAAAMRYTEARMSRLTHELMADIDKETVDFQPNYDEKELEPSVMPTRFPNLLVNGSAGIAVGMATNIPPHNLTEAINACIALIDNPEIDVDGLMEYIPGPDFPTAGIINGTAGIIAGYRTGRGRVRIRAKADIEVADNGRESIIVTEIPYQVNKARLIEKIAELVKEKKIEGISELRDESDKDGMRIYIEVKRGESAEVVLNNLYQQTQMESVFGINMVALVDGRPQLMNLKQMLEAFVRHRREVVTRRTVFELRKARARAHVLEGLTVALANIDEMIELIKTSPNPNEARDRMLARLWEPGLVGSMLGAAGAEASRPEDLPKGVGLIEGGYQLTEIQATQILEMRLHRLTGLEQDRLTDEYKLLLETIAGLIHILEDPDRLLQVIREELTNIRTEYGDERRTEIRHSEEDLDILDLIAPEDVVVTLSHAGYAKRQPVSAYRAQRRGGRGRSAAATKEEDFIEQLWLVNTHDTLLTFTSAGKVFWLPVHQLPEAGSNARGRPIINWIPLENGERVQAVLPVREYAEGQYVFFATRNGTVKKTPLSEFAFRLARGKIAINLDEGDALVGVGLTDGERDIMLFASNGKTVRFGEDKVRSMGRTATGVRGIRLAKGEEVVSLIVAESAGGIEDEGEEDNGVEETSVDNGDAGVDMADDDNALYILTATENGYGKRTPLHDYPRKGRGTQGVIGIQTTERNGKLVSAVLMGPRDEVLLISDGGTLVRTRGSEISRVGRNTQGVTLIRLSKDEKLQAVERLDASLDAGEDDPDVEAPATAPSEEAAGTPAAE